Proteins from a genomic interval of Streptomyces sp. Tu6071:
- the pheT gene encoding phenylalanine--tRNA ligase subunit beta, whose product MRVPLSWLREYVDLPATETGRDVQAKLVSAGLEVETVEQLGAGLKGPLVVGQVRAIEELEGFKKPIRFCHVDVGDANGTGELQEIVCGARNFAVGDKVVVVLPGAVLPGDFAIAARKTYGKTSHGMICSADELGMGDDGTHGIIVLPPQYEVGTDAIELLELVDEVLDIAVTPDRGYCLSMRGIARETAIAYGLPLRDPALIDVPGPNAHGYPVEIADPFGCDRFTARTVAGLDPEARTPIWMARRIQKAGMRPVSLTVDITNYVMLELGQPLHAYDRSQVRGPIGVRRARAGETLKTLDGQNRKLDAEDLVITDERGPIGLAGVMGGAETEIADHGAELGTTEVVVEAAHFDQITIARASRRHKLASEASRRFERGVDPEAASAAAQRTVDLLVLLAGGTADAGVTEVIAPSAPRTVTMPAGHPDRVAGVAYGREIVVRRLQQVGCDVYGQDELIVTVPSWRPDLTAPNDLAEEVIRLEGYENLPSTLPKPPAGRGLTERQRFHRRVGRALAGHGYVEALSYPFIGTDAFDALGLADDDPARRVVRLVNPLSDEEPALRTTLLPGLLAALRRNEGRGSHDLALFETGLVFHPRAESVVPERLPVAHRPEDTQLDELNTALPEQPRHLAVVLAGARERSGWWGKGRPADWADAVEAARTAAAEAGADLVVRKGAYGPWHPGRCAELVAFVDGAERVIGHAGELHPRVIKALGLPARACATELDLDALERAGAGAVQAPRISNYPVATQDVALVVPADVPAAEVESALREGAGELLESLRLFDVYTGDQLAEGHKSLAYALRFRAADRTLTVEEATAARDAAVALAAEHTGAVLRGV is encoded by the coding sequence ATGCGGGTCCCGCTTTCCTGGCTGCGGGAGTACGTCGATCTCCCCGCCACCGAGACCGGTCGTGACGTGCAGGCCAAGCTGGTCTCCGCAGGGCTTGAGGTCGAGACCGTCGAGCAGCTCGGCGCCGGGCTCAAGGGCCCCCTGGTCGTCGGCCAGGTCCGCGCCATCGAGGAGCTGGAGGGCTTCAAGAAGCCCATCCGCTTCTGCCACGTGGACGTGGGCGACGCCAACGGGACGGGCGAGTTGCAGGAGATCGTCTGCGGCGCCCGCAACTTCGCCGTCGGCGACAAGGTCGTCGTGGTCCTGCCCGGTGCCGTCCTGCCCGGTGACTTCGCGATCGCCGCGCGCAAGACGTACGGCAAGACCTCCCACGGCATGATCTGCTCCGCCGACGAGCTGGGGATGGGGGATGACGGGACGCACGGGATCATCGTGCTGCCGCCCCAGTACGAGGTCGGCACCGACGCGATCGAGCTGCTCGAACTCGTCGACGAGGTCCTCGACATCGCCGTCACGCCCGACCGCGGCTACTGCCTCTCGATGCGCGGCATCGCCCGCGAGACCGCCATCGCCTACGGGCTCCCGCTGCGCGACCCGGCGCTCATCGACGTGCCGGGGCCCAACGCCCACGGCTACCCGGTCGAGATCGCCGACCCCTTCGGCTGTGACCGCTTCACGGCTCGTACGGTCGCGGGGCTCGACCCCGAGGCCCGTACCCCGATCTGGATGGCCCGCCGCATCCAGAAGGCCGGGATGCGGCCCGTCTCGCTCACCGTCGACATCACCAACTACGTGATGCTGGAGCTGGGCCAGCCGCTGCACGCCTACGACCGCTCGCAGGTCCGCGGCCCGATCGGCGTGCGCCGCGCGCGGGCAGGCGAGACGCTCAAGACGCTCGACGGGCAGAACCGGAAGCTCGACGCAGAGGACCTCGTCATCACCGACGAGCGCGGGCCCATCGGGCTCGCCGGGGTCATGGGCGGCGCGGAGACCGAGATCGCGGACCACGGCGCCGAACTCGGCACCACCGAGGTCGTCGTCGAGGCCGCGCACTTCGACCAGATCACCATCGCCCGCGCCTCGCGCCGCCACAAGCTCGCCTCCGAGGCGTCCCGGCGCTTCGAGCGCGGCGTCGACCCGGAGGCCGCCTCGGCCGCCGCGCAGCGCACCGTCGACCTCCTCGTGCTCCTCGCGGGCGGCACGGCCGACGCGGGCGTCACCGAGGTCATCGCGCCCTCCGCGCCGCGCACCGTGACGATGCCGGCCGGTCACCCCGACCGCGTCGCGGGTGTCGCGTACGGCCGCGAGATCGTCGTGCGGCGGCTCCAGCAGGTGGGCTGCGACGTGTACGGCCAGGACGAGCTGATCGTCACGGTCCCTTCGTGGCGGCCCGACCTCACCGCGCCCAACGACCTCGCCGAAGAGGTCATCCGCCTGGAGGGCTACGAGAACCTGCCCTCCACGCTGCCCAAGCCCCCCGCCGGGCGCGGCCTCACCGAGCGCCAGCGCTTCCACCGCCGTGTGGGCCGCGCGCTCGCCGGGCACGGCTACGTCGAGGCGCTCAGCTACCCGTTCATCGGGACCGACGCCTTCGACGCGCTCGGCCTCGCCGACGACGACCCGGCCCGCCGCGTCGTGCGCCTCGTCAACCCGCTCTCGGACGAGGAGCCCGCGCTGCGCACCACGCTGCTGCCGGGTCTGCTCGCTGCCCTGCGCCGCAACGAGGGCCGGGGCAGCCACGACCTCGCGCTCTTCGAGACGGGGCTCGTCTTCCACCCGCGCGCCGAGTCCGTCGTGCCCGAGCGGCTCCCCGTGGCCCACCGCCCCGAGGACACCCAGCTCGACGAGCTGAACACGGCCCTGCCCGAGCAGCCCCGGCACCTCGCCGTGGTGCTCGCCGGGGCCCGTGAGCGGTCCGGCTGGTGGGGCAAGGGCCGCCCGGCGGACTGGGCCGACGCCGTCGAGGCCGCGCGCACGGCGGCTGCCGAGGCGGGCGCGGACCTCGTGGTCCGCAAGGGCGCGTACGGGCCCTGGCATCCCGGGCGCTGCGCCGAACTCGTCGCCTTCGTGGACGGCGCCGAGCGCGTCATCGGGCACGCGGGCGAACTGCACCCGCGCGTCATCAAGGCGCTCGGCCTCCCGGCCCGTGCCTGCGCGACCGAACTCGACCTGGACGCCCTGGAGCGGGCGGGAGCCGGGGCCGTGCAGGCCCCGCGCATCTCGAACTACCCCGTGGCCACGCAGGACGTCGCGCTCGTCGTCCCGGCCGATGTCCCGGCCGCCGAGGTCGAGTCGGCGCTGCGCGAGGGCGCGGGCGAACTCCTGGAGTCGCTGCGCCTGTTCGACGTCTACACGGGCGACCAGCTCGCCGAGGGCCACAAGTCCCTCGCCTACGCGCTGCGCTTCCGCGCCGCCGACCGCACCCTGACCGTCGAGGAGGCCACGGCCGCGCGCGACGCGGCGGTGGCGCTCGCGGCGGAGCACACGGGGGCGGTGCTGCGCGGGGTGTGA